From Calothrix sp. PCC 6303, a single genomic window includes:
- a CDS encoding serine/threonine-protein kinase produces the protein MVWNPGKPLFGGRYIIEAKLGEGGVGITYLARNTLNQPRVIKTLRQEVLNNRVWKSRQEKLRQDFRHEAVRLAVCQHPHIVKIENIFDEGNLPCMVMEFIQGEDLGDRLKRSGILKEAEALLYIRQIGDALMVMHSKGLLHRDIKPRNIMLRMGKQEAVLIDFGIAREFIPDIIQRHTVYRTPGFAPPEQYQLEAPRGEYIDVYGLAATLYTLLTGVVPTSAEERIQNVDLQPPKQLNPNISDRTNQAILQGMAMRSQYRPQSVQDWLNLFTFDKTENLTRIRLKGNREQGTGNREQGTGNLNPSGRTIKPLTSSTQTTTFQANTTAPQSWQCVHTIKRHGGMVYAIAFTPDGQYLASGSSDNTIKMWETRTGKIHRRLGRWFSGHSDSVWDICFSPKQNILASASYDRTIKLWETTGKNSHTLTGHENWVNSVAFHPNGLLLASSSNDCTIKLWKTTTGKEIQTLASHTDSVLSVNFSPDGQYLVSGSADNTIKIWEVSTGKEIITLKSHSFFVNSVIFHPNGKTLASASSDRTIKLWHATTGKLIRTYKNHTDSVSSISFTPNGQILASASWDHTIKLWQTNTGKEIATLTGHCNYIRAIAFSPDGKTLVSASDDETIKIWEIQQI, from the coding sequence AGATTTTCGCCATGAAGCGGTGCGGTTAGCGGTTTGCCAACATCCCCATATTGTGAAAATCGAAAATATCTTTGATGAGGGAAATCTGCCCTGTATGGTGATGGAGTTCATTCAGGGGGAAGATTTAGGCGATCGCTTAAAACGCTCAGGTATACTTAAAGAAGCCGAAGCACTACTATACATCCGTCAAATTGGCGATGCATTGATGGTGATGCATTCTAAAGGCTTGCTGCATCGGGATATCAAACCCCGTAATATTATGCTTCGTATGGGGAAGCAGGAAGCTGTATTAATCGACTTTGGCATTGCTAGAGAATTTATACCCGACATTATTCAACGACATACAGTATATCGAACACCGGGATTTGCCCCTCCAGAACAGTATCAACTGGAAGCACCTAGGGGTGAATATATTGATGTTTACGGATTAGCGGCTACTTTATATACTCTCCTAACCGGAGTAGTACCCACAAGTGCCGAAGAACGTATTCAAAATGTTGATTTACAACCACCAAAACAACTAAATCCCAACATTAGCGATCGCACAAACCAAGCAATCCTTCAGGGAATGGCAATGCGATCGCAATATCGTCCCCAGTCAGTTCAGGACTGGTTAAATCTGTTTACTTTTGACAAAACTGAAAACTTAACCCGAATACGGTTAAAAGGGAACAGGGAACAGGGAACAGGGAACAGGGAACAGGGAACAGGGAATTTAAATCCCTCTGGGAGAACAATAAAACCATTAACTTCCTCCACCCAAACCACCACCTTTCAAGCAAACACCACAGCACCCCAAAGTTGGCAATGCGTACATACCATTAAAAGGCATGGGGGAATGGTTTATGCGATCGCATTCACTCCAGACGGGCAATATCTTGCCAGTGGCAGCAGCGATAATACAATCAAAATGTGGGAAACACGTACAGGAAAAATTCACCGTCGTCTAGGACGTTGGTTTTCTGGTCATTCAGATTCTGTATGGGATATCTGCTTTAGCCCTAAACAAAATATTCTCGCCAGTGCCAGCTACGATCGCACCATCAAACTTTGGGAAACAACAGGTAAAAACAGTCACACACTGACGGGTCATGAAAACTGGGTTAACAGCGTTGCTTTCCATCCCAACGGCTTATTACTCGCTAGCAGTAGTAATGACTGCACAATTAAACTCTGGAAAACAACCACAGGCAAAGAAATTCAGACATTAGCAAGCCATACAGACTCTGTGCTATCTGTCAACTTTAGTCCAGATGGGCAATATCTCGTCAGTGGTAGTGCCGACAACACCATTAAAATCTGGGAAGTGAGTACAGGTAAAGAAATAATAACCCTCAAAAGTCACTCATTTTTCGTCAACAGCGTCATTTTTCATCCTAACGGAAAAACCCTTGCCAGCGCCAGCAGCGATCGCACAATCAAATTGTGGCACGCTACCACAGGGAAATTAATTCGTACCTACAAAAACCACACCGACAGCGTTTCTTCCATCAGCTTTACCCCAAACGGACAAATCCTCGCTAGTGCCAGTTGGGATCACACCATCAAACTGTGGCAAACCAACACAGGTAAAGAAATCGCCACCCTTACAGGACATTGTAATTACATTCGCGCGATCGCATTCAGTCCCGATGGCAAAACTTTAGTTAGTGCTAGTGATGACGAAACCATTAAAATTTGGGAAATCCAGCAGATTTGA